Proteins encoded in a region of the Panicum hallii strain FIL2 chromosome 3, PHallii_v3.1, whole genome shotgun sequence genome:
- the LOC112887839 gene encoding transcription repressor OFP4-like, with protein MGRRRFRLADMMPNSWFYKLRDMRRARGRPPGAGAVGGAAGAMLPPPPPSPRVARAASSPRRGSAALPHRTSYYYPTRDRELPAPRPRAAAATEEDRELLPQPESPPTYCSSRRRHQVGPVRVGRGLEALGAEAHGGTQRRRDMYVGRDGSDDDGEEGVGEVRRPAATAPSEAILSGGGKVIASDTDIVIDLRAEGTTERVLRPIVTRLARTEVVRYELKDRHVDGGEATPRASSASEQGSRSQPRRSSVSSGRRLKTRVNSPRLASARSRKSKPATPPASPRKTPPPPPPPPLAESFAVVKASADPRRDFRESMEEMIAEKGIRDAADLEDLLACYLALNAAEHHDLIVEVFEQIWAGLAAGGYP; from the coding sequence ATGGGCCGGCGCAGGTTCCGGCTCGCCGACATGATGCCCAACTCCTGGTTCTACAAGCTCCGCGACATGCGCCGCGCGCGGGGCCGCCCTCCTGGCGCTGGCGCCGTGGGCGGGGCCGCCGGCGcaatgctgccgccgccgccgccgtcgccgcgggTGGCGAGGGCCGCGTCGTCCCCGAGGCGCGGGTCCGCGGCGCTCCCGCACAGGACGTCGTACTACTATCCCACCCGGGACCGGGAGCTCCCGGCCCCGCGGCCGAGGGCCGCGGCCGCCACGGAGGAGGATCGTGAGCTCCTCCCCCAGCCGGAATCTCCTCCGACCTACTGCTCCTCCAGGAGGCGCCACCAGGTGGGACCCGTCAGGGTTGGACGCGGCCTGGAGGCTTTGGGCGCCGAGGCGCACGGCGGTACCCAGCGCCGGCGGGACATGTACGTGGGGCGCGATGGCAGtgacgacgacggcgaggagggcgTCGGGGAGGTCCGCAGGCCTGCGGCGACCGCGCCATCGGAGGCCAtcctgagcggcggcggcaaggtgaTCGCTTCGGACACGGATATCGTCATCGACCTCCGTGCCGAGGGCACCACCGAGCGGGTGCTCCGGCCGATCGTGACCAGGCTGGCGAGGACGGAGGTGGTCCGGTACGAGCTCAAGGACAGGCacgtcgacggcggcgaggcgacGCCGAGAGCGAGCTCTGCCTCGGAGCAGGGCAGCAGGAGCCAGCCGAGGCGGTCGTCCGTCTCCTCGGGGCGCCGCCTCAAGACGCGCGTCAACAGCCCGCGGCTGGCGTCCGCCAGGTCCAGGAAGAGCAAGCCGGCGACGCCGCCAGCGTCGCCGCGGAagacgccaccgccgccaccaccgccgccgctcgcggAGAGCTTCGCGGTGGTGAAGGCGTCGGCCGACCCGAGGCGCGACTTCCGGGAGTCGATGGAGGAGATGATCGCGGAGAAGGGCATCCGCGACGCGGCCGACCTGGAGGACCTCCTGGCCTGCTACCTCGCCCTCAACGCCGCCGAGCACCACGACCTCATCGTCGAGGTGTTCGAGCAGATCTGGGcgggcctcgccgccggcggctaCCCGTGA
- the LOC112887704 gene encoding U-box domain-containing protein 16-like — MANGAAIDEWPSSPYSSSAPDGEVLRSLHRLARDLSAAEAPAPFLRPVFAAVARRARLLAAVFDDLLLCGAGAGPLLLLPRSASLCLREVLLVLQRFKALVADCAARSRTRLLLQSDEVAARAGELQHDLATLLDLLPVADLGLADDVADLLALASRQCRRAAAAELGLRAAVLALIHEVEREIVPERERLEGILEEVGINDPASCSDEIETLEREIGDRAAERWTSSMIALVGLLRYAKCVLFSAATPRTVDSKVDLDDDGAEPPSPPLDFRCPISLELMRDPVVASSGQTYDRESITRWFGSGKPTCPKTGQVLADLELVPNKALKNLIVRWCRENGVAVEVAEAGKAEPAPVVAANKAALEAARMTASFLVKKLSASFSLEPTKRVVHEIRQLAKSGSDNRAFIGEAGAAALLVPLLRSEDSALQLNAVTAMLNLSILEANKKRIMHAEGAVDALCHVMGSGASWRAKENAAATVLSLAAVPAYRRRLGRNPRVVESVVQLARTGPSSTKKDALAALLSLSGERENVGRLVEAGAAEVAVSAVGEAEAAAAVLASLAKRGGAEAIVALDGAVARLVAEMRRGTEWSRECAAAALVLLCRRAGATAAAQVMAVPGVEWAIWELLGTGTDRARRKAASLGRACRRWAAAANAAGAEQSTTECPTSDAAPALTTVS; from the coding sequence ATGGCTAACGGCGCGGCGATCGACGAGTGGCCGTCGTCCCCCTACTCCTCGTCGGCGCCCGACGGGGAGGTGCTGCGCTCCCTGCACCGCCTGGCGCGGGACCtgtcggcggcggaggcgccggCGCCGTTCCTGCGGCCGGTCTTCGCGGCGGTGGCCAGGCGGGCGCGGCTGCTCGCCGCCGTCTTCGACGACCTGCTGCtgtgcggcgcgggcgcggggccgctgctgctgctgccgcgctCGGCGTCGCTGTGCCTGCGGGAGGTCCTGCTCGTGCTGCAGCGGTTCAAGGCGCTGGTGGCGGACTGCGCCGCGCGCAGCCGCACGCGGCTGCTGCTGCAGTCGGACGAGGTGGCCGCGCGCGCCGGGGAGCTGCAGCACGACCTCGCCACGCTGCTCGACCTGCTCCCCGTCGCGGACCTCGGGCTCGCCGACGACGTGGCGGACCTGCTCGCGCTCGCGTCGCGCCAGTGccgccgcgcggcggccgcggagctGGGGCTCAGGGCGGCCGTGCTCGCGCTCATCCACGAGGTGGAGCGGGAGATCGTGCCCGAGCGGGAGCGGCTCGAGGGCATCCTCGAGGAGGTGGGCATCAACGACCCGGCCAGCTGCAGCGACGAGATCGAGACACTGGAGCGGGAGATCGGCGACCGTGCCGCCGAGAGGTGGACGTCGTCGATGATCGCGCTCGTCGGCCTACTCCGGTAcgccaagtgcgtcctcttcagcgccgccacgccgcggaCCGTGGACTCCAAGGTGGATCtcgacgacgacggcgccgaGCCCCCGTCGCCGCCGCTGGACTTCCGGTGCCCCATCTCCCTCGAGCTGATGCGCGATCCCGTCGTGGCTTCCAGCGGCCAGACGTACGACCGCGAGTCCATCACGCGGTGGTTCGGCTCCGGCAAGCCCACGTGCCCAAAGACCGGGCAGGTGCTGGCGGATCTGGAGCTTGTGCCCAACAAGGCGCTCAAGAACTTGATCGTGCGGTGGTGCCGGGAGAACGGCGTCGCCGTGGAGGTCGCCGAGGCTGGGAAGGCCGAGCCGGCGCCGGTGGTGGCCGCGAACAAGGCCGCGCTGGAGGCGGCGCGCATGACCGCGTCGTTTCTCGTGAAGAAGCTGTCGGCATCCTTCTCCCTTGAGCCGACCAAGCGCGTGGTGCACGAGATCCGGCAGCTGGCCAAGTCCGGGTCCGACAACCGCGCGTTCATCGGGGAGGCAggcgccgccgcgctcctcgtgccgctgCTCCGCTCCGAGGACTCGGCGCTCCAGCTCAACGCCGTGACGGCGATGCTCAACCTCTCCATCCTGGAGGCCAACAAGAAGCGCATCATGCACGCGGAGGGCGCCGTAGACGCGCTGTGCCACGTGATGGGCTCCGGCGCGTCGTGGCGCGCCAAGGAGAACGCCGCGGCCACCGTGCTGAGCCTGGCGGCCGTCCCCGCGTACCGCCGCCGGCTGGGCCGGAACCCGCGCGTCGTCGAGAGCGTCGTGCAGCTTGCGCGCACGGGCCCCTCCAGCACCAAGAAGGACGCGCTCGCGGCGCTGCTGTCCCTGTCCGGGGAGCGGGAGAACGTCGGGAGGCTCGTGGAGGCCGGCGCCGCGGAGGTGGCGGTGTCGGCGGTCGGCGAGGCggaggccgccgcggcggtgctGGCGTCGCTGGCGaagcgcggcggcgcggaggcgatCGTCGCGCTCGACGGCGCCGTGGCGCGGCTGGTGGCCGAGATGCGGCGCGGCACGGAGTGGTCGCGGGAGTGCGCGGCGGCCGCGCTGGTGCTGCTGTGCCGGCGcgcgggcgccacggcggcggcgcaggtgaTGGCGGTACCCGGCGTGGAGTGGGCCATCTGGGAGCTGCTGGGCACCGGCACTGACCGCGCCCGCCGCAAGGCCGCGTCGCTCGGCAGGGcgtgccggcggtgggcggccgCCGCCAACGCCGCGGGCGCGGAGCAGAGCACCACCGAGTGCCCCACCTCCGATGCCGCGCCGGCGCTCACGACGGTGTCGTGA